In the genome of Bacillus solimangrovi, one region contains:
- a CDS encoding Asp23/Gls24 family envelope stress response protein, whose product MSIEMKTEHGTIDISNEVIASIAGGAAVDCYGIVGMASKKQLKDGLSEILRKENFTKGVIVRRNEEDLCIDMYIIVSYGTKISEVAHNVQTKVKYTLDKTLGLSVDSINIFVQGVRVSNL is encoded by the coding sequence ATGTCCATTGAAATGAAAACCGAGCATGGAACAATTGATATATCAAATGAGGTCATTGCGTCGATTGCTGGAGGAGCAGCAGTTGATTGTTACGGTATCGTAGGAATGGCTTCGAAAAAACAACTAAAAGATGGGTTGTCAGAAATCTTAAGAAAAGAGAATTTTACAAAGGGTGTTATCGTACGACGTAATGAAGAAGATTTGTGTATTGATATGTACATTATCGTCAGTTACGGTACAAAGATTTCTGAAGTCGCACATAATGTGCAAACTAAAGTGAAATATACATTGGACAAAACATTAGGTTTGTCTGTAGATTCGATCAACATTTTCGTACAAGGAGTACGTGTTTCGAATCTGTAA
- a CDS encoding DAK2 domain-containing protein has protein sequence MTMKDLDGKRFAEMIVLAATHLSNQAKQIDALNVFPVPDGDTGTNMNLSMTSGANEVKKVTEDHVGKVATSFARGLLMGARGNSGVILSQLFRGFAKAIESKEKISVKDFANAFENGKETAYKAVMKPVEGTILTVAKDSAKKAQDLAIQTEDLIDLMEQVLEEAKASLNRTPDLLPVLKEVGVVDSGGQGLVAVYEGFLRSLKGEALPKVSATSPSMDDLVNAEHHKSAQAHMATEDIEFGYCTEFMVKFEQDKIDDNPFDEGVFREKLSEHGDSLLVVSDDDLVKVHIHAEFPGEVLTYAQKYGSLINTKIENMRQQHTSLLEASEEPPTDIVQPKAKSMKEFGIVAAAMGSGIADLLRSLGVGIVVEGGQTMNPSTEDLVRAIEETHAKNVIILPNNGNIVMAATQAATVAEVNVEVVPSKTIPQGLRALLSFDHNLSLSENAEAMKEALSEVKTGQITYAVRNTNIDGIELSEGDFMGIADGKIVTKHEKQLEAAKKLLSILIDDESEIVTVLQGEGGNADEIEELTAFVEDTFEDVEVEVHVGKQPLYSYIFAVE, from the coding sequence GTGACGATGAAGGATTTGGATGGGAAGCGTTTTGCAGAAATGATTGTATTAGCTGCAACGCATCTTTCCAATCAAGCAAAACAAATTGATGCTTTAAACGTATTTCCTGTCCCAGATGGAGATACGGGTACAAATATGAACTTATCAATGACTTCAGGTGCTAATGAAGTAAAAAAAGTAACTGAAGACCATGTTGGTAAGGTGGCCACTTCATTTGCAAGAGGTTTATTGATGGGTGCGCGTGGGAATTCTGGAGTAATTTTATCTCAATTATTCCGAGGTTTTGCAAAAGCGATTGAATCCAAAGAGAAAATTTCAGTCAAAGATTTTGCAAATGCCTTTGAAAATGGAAAAGAAACAGCTTATAAAGCTGTAATGAAACCAGTAGAAGGAACAATTCTTACTGTTGCCAAAGATAGTGCAAAAAAAGCACAAGATCTTGCCATACAAACAGAGGATCTTATTGATTTAATGGAACAAGTGCTTGAAGAGGCGAAAGCATCATTAAATCGAACTCCTGATTTACTTCCAGTATTGAAAGAAGTTGGAGTAGTTGATAGTGGAGGACAAGGTCTCGTAGCCGTATATGAAGGTTTCTTACGTTCTCTAAAAGGTGAAGCATTACCGAAAGTATCAGCTACATCACCATCTATGGATGATCTTGTCAATGCAGAACATCATAAATCTGCCCAAGCCCATATGGCAACTGAAGATATTGAATTCGGCTACTGTACAGAATTCATGGTGAAGTTCGAGCAGGATAAGATTGATGATAATCCATTTGATGAAGGTGTTTTTCGTGAAAAGTTGAGTGAACATGGAGATTCATTATTAGTTGTTTCAGATGATGATCTTGTTAAAGTGCACATTCATGCTGAATTTCCAGGTGAAGTATTAACATACGCTCAAAAATATGGAAGCTTAATTAATACTAAAATTGAAAATATGCGTCAACAACATACATCTCTTCTTGAAGCTAGTGAAGAACCACCTACTGATATCGTTCAACCTAAAGCTAAATCTATGAAAGAATTTGGCATTGTTGCTGCAGCGATGGGAAGTGGTATTGCAGACTTATTAAGAAGTCTTGGGGTAGGTATCGTTGTAGAAGGTGGACAAACGATGAATCCAAGTACGGAAGATTTAGTACGAGCAATTGAAGAGACACACGCGAAGAATGTCATTATTCTACCGAACAATGGAAATATCGTCATGGCAGCGACACAGGCAGCTACAGTTGCTGAAGTAAATGTTGAGGTTGTACCATCTAAAACAATTCCACAAGGTTTGAGAGCGTTATTATCATTTGATCATAATCTTTCTTTATCAGAAAATGCCGAAGCGATGAAAGAAGCACTTTCAGAAGTGAAAACAGGACAAATCACATATGCCGTACGTAATACGAATATCGATGGCATTGAACTTTCTGAAGGTGACTTTATGGGAATTGCAGACGGTAAGATTGTAACTAAGCATGAAAAACAATTAGAAGCTGCAAAGAAATTGTTATCAATTTTAATTGATGATGAGAGTGAAATTGTAACCGTTCTTCAAGGTGAGGGTGGAAATGCAGATGAAATAGAAGAATTAACAGCATTTGTAGAAGATACATTTGAAGATGTAGAAGTTGAAGTCCATGTGGGGAAACAACCTCTATATAGTTATATCTTTGCAGTAGAGTAA
- the sdaAB gene encoding L-serine ammonia-lyase, iron-sulfur-dependent subunit beta, whose translation MKYKSVFDIIGPVMIGPSSSHTAGAARIGRVARSLFGRKPTWATISFYGSFANTYRGHGTDVAIIGGILDFDTHDERIIHALTLAERDSIKVEFIEEEAVPIHPNTARVRIGDQDGELELVGISIGGGKIQITELNGFDLKLSGNHPALLVMHNDRYGAIAGVANVLAKYEINIGHMEVSRKEKGEKALMTIEVDQMVEEKLLTELTELPNILQVTKIVD comes from the coding sequence ATGAAATATAAAAGCGTCTTTGATATTATTGGTCCAGTAATGATTGGACCTTCAAGTTCGCATACAGCAGGAGCTGCAAGAATCGGCCGTGTTGCACGTTCATTGTTCGGCAGAAAACCAACTTGGGCAACGATTTCATTTTATGGCTCTTTTGCAAATACGTATAGAGGACACGGTACAGATGTAGCGATCATAGGTGGGATATTAGATTTTGATACGCATGATGAGCGAATTATTCACGCATTGACGTTAGCTGAAAGAGATAGTATAAAAGTAGAGTTTATCGAGGAAGAGGCAGTCCCTATCCACCCTAATACTGCAAGGGTGAGAATTGGTGATCAAGACGGAGAGCTAGAACTTGTAGGGATTTCGATTGGTGGAGGTAAAATTCAGATTACTGAACTGAATGGCTTCGATTTAAAGTTATCTGGTAATCATCCAGCGTTGTTAGTGATGCATAATGACCGCTATGGGGCAATCGCAGGTGTTGCGAATGTGTTGGCTAAATATGAGATCAATATCGGTCATATGGAAGTATCACGCAAAGAGAAAGGTGAGAAAGCACTAATGACCATAGAAGTTGACCAAATGGTTGAAGAGAAGTTGCTAACTGAATTAACTGAACTTCCTAACATTTTGCAAGTGACAAAGATTGTTGATTAG
- the sdaAA gene encoding L-serine ammonia-lyase, iron-sulfur-dependent, subunit alpha: MFRNVRELVEMAVDKNVPISEVMILQEIEVRGCTRDEVVSKMDTNLKVMEQAVERGIAGVKSHSGLTGGAARQLREYMNSGKMLSGETILDAVSKAMATNEVNAAMGTICATPTAGSAGVVPGTLFAVIEKLNPTREQMIRFLFTSGAFGFVVANNASISGAAGGCQAEVGSAAGMASAAIVEMAGGTPQQSAEAMAITLKNMLGLVCDPVAGLVEVPCVKRNAMGAANAMVAADMALAGITSTIPCDEVIEAMFRIGQSMSDTLKETAQGGLAATPTGKRLAEEIFGKSQ, encoded by the coding sequence ATGTTTCGTAACGTTAGAGAGTTAGTAGAAATGGCAGTAGACAAAAATGTTCCCATATCTGAAGTGATGATTTTACAAGAAATTGAAGTGCGTGGTTGTACACGTGATGAGGTTGTTTCTAAAATGGATACAAATCTTAAAGTAATGGAACAAGCTGTGGAACGTGGTATTGCAGGTGTGAAATCACACTCAGGTTTAACTGGAGGTGCAGCACGGCAGTTACGAGAATATATGAATAGTGGGAAAATGCTTTCAGGTGAAACTATTCTTGATGCGGTGAGTAAAGCGATGGCAACAAATGAAGTAAACGCAGCGATGGGTACAATTTGTGCAACACCTACAGCAGGCTCCGCAGGCGTAGTTCCAGGAACATTATTTGCTGTTATAGAAAAATTAAATCCAACTCGTGAACAGATGATCCGTTTCTTATTTACTTCAGGTGCATTTGGATTTGTTGTAGCGAATAATGCTTCAATTTCCGGAGCTGCTGGTGGTTGTCAAGCTGAGGTTGGATCAGCAGCAGGTATGGCTTCAGCTGCAATTGTTGAGATGGCTGGTGGCACACCACAACAAAGTGCTGAGGCGATGGCGATTACGTTGAAAAACATGCTCGGACTCGTATGTGATCCTGTTGCGGGTTTAGTGGAAGTGCCATGTGTTAAACGAAATGCAATGGGTGCAGCTAATGCAATGGTTGCTGCAGACATGGCACTTGCTGGTATTACGAGTACGATTCCGTGTGATGAGGTTATTGAAGCAATGTTTCGAATCGGACAAAGTATGTCAGATACATTAAAGGAAACAGCACAAGGAGGGTTGGCGGCGACACCGACAGGAAAACGCTTAGCAGAGGAAATCTTCGGCAAGTCGCAATAA
- the recG gene encoding ATP-dependent DNA helicase RecG yields the protein MVRLSEQSIEHIKGIGKETANTLAKVGITNVQALLEYFPYRYEDYRLKDLEDVKHDDRVTVEGEVHSEPVLRYFGKKKSRLTLRVLVGRYLITAVFFNRPYVKRQITIGDTVTLTGKWDKHRQTLNVSEIKSGEVKRKNDYEPVYHVKDKLTVKGLTRYIDAAFKMYGDKIEETLPNEFLSTYKLPDKAKAMYEMHFPANAESVKHARRRFVYEEFLQFQLKMQMIRKFEREQTKGSAVKYDQTKLTAFIEQLPFPLTSAQDRVVQEILFDMGSHYRMNRLLQGDVGSGKTVVAAIALFAAVTAGLQGALMVPTEILAEQHVASLKQLLEPCGLNVELLTSSVKGKRRRELLEASAAGQIDIIIGTHALIQDEVLFQSLGLVITDEQHRFGVEQRKALREKGESPDVLFMTATPIPRTLAITAFGDMDVSIIDEMPAGRKPIETYWTKPDMLERILNFVSKEIKQGRQAYVICPLIEESEKLDVQNAIDVHAQLTAYYHETIQVGLMHGRLSAQEKDEVMQQFSRNECQILVSTTVVEVGVNVPNATVMVIYDAERFGLSQLHQLRGRVGRGDVQSYCILLADPKSDVGKERMRIMTETNDGFELSERDLELRGPGDFFGKKQSGIPEFKVADMVHDYRALEIARQDASKLIASDNFWEEPRYASLRNHLNETGILKGEKLD from the coding sequence TTGGTACGATTATCAGAACAATCAATTGAACATATAAAAGGAATTGGCAAAGAGACGGCGAATACTCTTGCTAAAGTAGGCATAACAAATGTCCAAGCTCTATTAGAGTATTTTCCATACCGTTATGAAGATTATCGTTTGAAAGACTTAGAAGATGTAAAACATGATGATCGCGTAACAGTTGAAGGGGAGGTTCATAGTGAGCCGGTTCTTCGTTATTTTGGTAAGAAAAAATCTCGATTAACACTACGAGTATTAGTTGGACGTTATTTGATTACTGCCGTATTCTTTAATCGACCTTATGTGAAACGTCAAATCACAATTGGTGATACTGTAACTTTGACTGGTAAATGGGATAAGCATCGTCAAACTTTAAATGTGTCGGAGATTAAAAGCGGTGAAGTGAAACGAAAAAATGACTACGAGCCTGTCTATCATGTTAAGGATAAGTTAACTGTAAAAGGTTTAACTAGGTATATAGACGCTGCATTCAAAATGTATGGAGACAAAATTGAAGAAACATTACCTAATGAATTTCTCAGTACTTATAAATTGCCAGATAAGGCAAAAGCAATGTATGAGATGCATTTTCCGGCTAATGCAGAAAGTGTAAAACATGCAAGAAGGCGATTTGTATATGAAGAATTTCTCCAATTTCAATTGAAAATGCAAATGATTCGAAAGTTCGAAAGAGAACAAACAAAGGGATCGGCAGTTAAATACGATCAAACTAAGTTAACTGCTTTTATAGAGCAATTACCGTTTCCATTAACGTCAGCACAAGATCGCGTTGTTCAAGAAATCTTATTTGATATGGGTTCGCATTATCGGATGAATCGTTTGCTTCAAGGTGATGTCGGTTCTGGTAAGACTGTAGTAGCAGCAATAGCTTTATTTGCTGCTGTAACAGCAGGTTTACAAGGAGCGCTTATGGTACCAACAGAAATTCTTGCAGAACAGCATGTGGCATCGCTAAAGCAATTGTTAGAGCCTTGTGGTTTAAATGTTGAGTTATTGACAAGTTCAGTTAAAGGAAAACGGCGTAGAGAATTATTGGAGGCTTCTGCTGCTGGACAAATTGATATAATCATTGGCACACATGCACTTATTCAAGATGAAGTATTGTTTCAATCGTTAGGTCTTGTTATAACGGATGAACAGCACAGATTTGGGGTTGAACAGCGTAAAGCATTAAGGGAAAAAGGTGAAAGTCCAGATGTATTATTCATGACAGCGACTCCCATTCCGAGAACATTAGCGATTACGGCATTTGGAGATATGGATGTATCCATAATTGATGAGATGCCAGCAGGAAGAAAGCCAATTGAAACGTATTGGACGAAACCAGACATGCTAGAGAGAATCTTAAATTTTGTTTCTAAAGAGATCAAGCAAGGTAGACAAGCATATGTCATTTGTCCGCTAATCGAAGAAAGTGAGAAGCTTGATGTACAAAATGCAATTGATGTACATGCTCAATTAACTGCATATTATCATGAAACGATTCAAGTTGGCTTAATGCATGGTCGCCTATCAGCGCAAGAGAAAGATGAGGTCATGCAACAATTTAGTCGAAATGAATGTCAAATACTTGTGTCAACAACAGTTGTTGAGGTCGGAGTAAATGTTCCGAATGCTACCGTAATGGTTATCTATGATGCTGAACGATTTGGTCTTTCTCAATTACATCAGCTTAGAGGACGTGTTGGACGGGGAGATGTTCAATCTTATTGCATTTTACTCGCGGACCCAAAGTCAGACGTTGGGAAAGAGCGGATGAGAATTATGACAGAAACGAATGATGGGTTTGAGTTATCTGAACGAGATCTTGAACTTCGAGGACCAGGTGATTTCTTTGGTAAGAAGCAAAGTGGGATTCCTGAGTTTAAAGTCGCTGATATGGTGCATGATTACCGTGCTCTCGAAATCGCAAGACAAGATGCATCTAAATTAATAGCATCTGATAATTTTTGGGAAGAACCGCGTTATGCCTCCTTACGTAATCATTTAAATGAAACAGGTATCCTAAAAGGAGAGAAGCTGGATTAG
- the fapR gene encoding transcription factor FapR produces MKRNKQERQQLLQKTIGITPFITDEELAQKFSVSVQTIRLDRMELSIPELRERIKHVAKQQLDEEVKALPIDEVIGEIVDLELDVRALSILDIRSEHVFSRNNIARGHHLFAQANSLAVAVIDGDLALTAKANIHFTRQVKLSERVVAKASVKESSRQTGRTIVEVESFVGTEQVFSGTFEMYRSNNAKKDGSK; encoded by the coding sequence ATGAAACGTAATAAACAGGAAAGGCAGCAGTTGTTGCAGAAAACCATTGGAATAACCCCTTTTATAACAGATGAAGAGTTAGCACAAAAGTTTTCTGTAAGTGTACAGACAATTCGCCTTGACCGAATGGAGCTTTCGATTCCTGAGCTTCGCGAGAGAATAAAACACGTTGCAAAACAACAATTGGATGAGGAAGTTAAGGCTTTGCCGATTGATGAGGTTATTGGTGAAATTGTCGATTTAGAATTAGACGTAAGAGCACTCTCGATACTTGATATTCGTTCAGAACATGTCTTTTCAAGAAATAACATTGCTCGAGGCCACCACTTGTTTGCTCAAGCAAATTCACTTGCAGTTGCTGTGATTGATGGTGATTTGGCGTTAACAGCGAAAGCAAACATACATTTTACAAGACAAGTAAAATTAAGTGAACGTGTTGTAGCTAAGGCAAGTGTGAAAGAATCTTCGAGACAAACAGGACGAACAATTGTAGAGGTCGAGAGCTTCGTCGGAACGGAGCAGGTTTTTTCTGGAACTTTCGAAATGTACCGCTCGAACAATGCAAAGAAGGATGGATCTAAATGA
- the plsX gene encoding phosphate acyltransferase PlsX, which translates to MKIAIDAMGGDHAPKEIVLGVLKAVNAFSDIEVVLIGDENKIQQYSQSHERITIIHTEEKIEATDEPVRAARRKKQASMVLATQEVKEGRADACISAGNTGALMTSGLFVVGRIPGVERPALAPTLPTIDGKGFVLLDVGANADAKPEHLYQYAIMASIYSEKVRGIHQPRVGLLNIGTEEKKGNELTKQTYTLLQNAPINFVGNVEARDLLDGVADVVVSDGFTGNVTLKTIEGTALTMFSMLKEQLTSSLSAKLAASVLKPKLLDLKKKLDYSEYGGAALFGLKAPVVKAHGSSNANAIYNAIRQTRDMVNSQMATVIQSAIDKQE; encoded by the coding sequence ATGAAGATAGCAATTGATGCAATGGGTGGCGATCATGCACCGAAAGAAATTGTGTTAGGTGTTCTAAAGGCTGTCAATGCTTTTTCAGATATTGAAGTTGTACTTATCGGTGATGAAAACAAAATTCAACAATACTCTCAGTCACATGAGCGGATAACAATTATACATACAGAAGAAAAGATCGAAGCGACAGATGAGCCAGTCCGTGCTGCTCGTCGGAAAAAACAAGCTTCAATGGTGCTTGCTACACAAGAGGTAAAAGAAGGACGTGCGGATGCTTGTATATCAGCAGGTAATACAGGTGCACTGATGACGTCAGGATTATTTGTCGTAGGGAGAATCCCTGGAGTTGAAAGGCCTGCTCTTGCCCCAACATTACCAACGATAGATGGAAAAGGTTTTGTTTTATTGGATGTAGGTGCAAATGCTGATGCGAAACCAGAGCACCTGTATCAATATGCAATTATGGCTTCTATTTATTCTGAGAAAGTACGTGGCATTCATCAACCTCGAGTTGGATTGTTGAATATTGGTACTGAAGAGAAGAAGGGGAATGAATTAACGAAACAAACGTATACGCTACTACAAAATGCCCCAATTAACTTTGTTGGAAATGTTGAGGCTCGTGATTTGCTTGATGGCGTGGCAGATGTCGTCGTGAGTGATGGTTTTACAGGAAATGTGACGTTGAAAACAATTGAAGGTACTGCACTTACAATGTTTTCTATGTTAAAGGAGCAATTAACAAGCTCTCTATCTGCCAAACTTGCTGCAAGTGTTTTGAAACCGAAATTACTTGATTTGAAAAAGAAATTGGATTATTCGGAATATGGTGGGGCAGCATTATTTGGTTTAAAGGCACCAGTAGTAAAAGCACATGGTTCGTCAAATGCAAATGCAATCTATAATGCAATAAGACAAACACGAGATATGGTTAATAGTCAAATGGCTACAGTTATTCAATCAGCGATTGACAAACAAGAATAG
- the fabD gene encoding ACP S-malonyltransferase, whose amino-acid sequence MGKIAFLFPGQGSQVVGMGKDMIEKHDEAATIFKKADERLGYSLTEIIFDGPQEMLTRTENAQPALLTTSVAILEVLKKSGITPHYTAGHSLGEYSALVASESLSFEDAVYAVRKRGELMEEAVPAGIGTMAAVLGMDADLLREVTEEASNSDEVVQLANLNCPGQIVISGNRVAVERAAELAKEKGAKRVIPLVVSGPFHSSLMKPAASNFSSVLDEISVSEAKVPVIGNVTAKPMTDAEEIKAKLIEQLYSPVRWQETIELLLEEGVDTFIEIGPGKVLSGLVRKVQRRVNTYNIEDSETLLKTIEKLRGDE is encoded by the coding sequence ATGGGGAAAATTGCTTTCCTATTCCCAGGTCAAGGCTCCCAAGTTGTAGGCATGGGAAAAGATATGATTGAAAAACACGATGAAGCAGCAACTATTTTTAAGAAAGCAGATGAACGACTAGGTTATTCATTAACGGAAATAATCTTCGATGGACCTCAAGAAATGCTTACTCGCACAGAGAATGCACAACCAGCTCTATTAACAACAAGTGTTGCAATACTAGAAGTTTTAAAAAAATCAGGGATTACCCCTCATTATACTGCTGGACATAGTTTAGGTGAGTATAGCGCACTAGTTGCTTCAGAAAGTTTATCTTTTGAAGATGCAGTCTACGCTGTGCGTAAGCGTGGTGAATTAATGGAAGAAGCGGTACCAGCAGGAATAGGTACGATGGCAGCAGTTCTTGGGATGGATGCTGATCTTCTTAGAGAAGTTACAGAAGAAGCAAGTAATTCAGATGAAGTTGTTCAACTTGCAAACTTAAACTGCCCTGGTCAGATTGTCATCTCAGGAAATCGTGTTGCAGTTGAACGTGCAGCAGAGCTTGCGAAAGAAAAGGGAGCGAAGCGTGTTATTCCACTTGTTGTAAGTGGTCCGTTCCACTCGTCACTTATGAAACCTGCAGCTAGTAATTTTTCATCTGTTTTAGATGAGATTTCGGTCTCAGAAGCGAAAGTACCTGTCATTGGGAATGTGACTGCAAAACCGATGACAGATGCTGAAGAAATCAAAGCGAAACTTATTGAACAATTATATTCACCAGTACGCTGGCAAGAAACAATTGAGCTGTTACTTGAAGAAGGCGTAGATACATTTATCGAAATAGGACCTGGTAAAGTCTTATCGGGGCTCGTTCGAAAGGTTCAACGTCGTGTGAATACGTATAACATTGAAGATTCTGAGACACTATTGAAAACGATTGAAAAGCTGAGAGGGGATGAATAA
- the fabG gene encoding 3-oxoacyl-[acyl-carrier-protein] reductase, translating to MLEEKVALVTGASRGIGRSVALELAKNGAKVVVNYAGNEAKALEVVEEITTNGGEAVAIQANVADGESVQSMVKNTIEQFGSLDILVNNAGITRDNLLMRMKEDEWDAVINTNLKGVFNCTKAVTRQMMRQRSGKIVNIASVVGVSGNAGQANYVAAKAGVIGLTKTTAKEFASRNINVNAVAPGFISTDMTDELTDETREALMKQIPLARLGKPENIANVVRFLVSDDSEYMTGQTLVVDGGMVM from the coding sequence ATGTTAGAAGAGAAAGTTGCTCTCGTTACTGGAGCTTCGCGTGGAATTGGTCGTTCTGTAGCCCTTGAACTTGCAAAAAACGGTGCAAAAGTTGTAGTGAACTATGCGGGTAATGAAGCAAAGGCACTAGAGGTCGTGGAGGAGATAACGACAAATGGTGGGGAAGCGGTTGCGATACAAGCAAACGTTGCCGACGGTGAAAGTGTTCAGTCGATGGTGAAAAACACTATTGAGCAATTCGGCTCATTGGATATACTCGTAAATAATGCGGGAATTACACGTGATAATTTGTTAATGCGGATGAAGGAAGATGAATGGGATGCAGTCATTAATACAAATTTGAAAGGCGTCTTTAATTGTACGAAAGCTGTAACTCGTCAAATGATGCGTCAGCGAAGTGGGAAGATCGTAAATATTGCTTCAGTAGTAGGAGTAAGTGGGAATGCTGGACAAGCTAATTATGTAGCTGCTAAAGCTGGTGTTATCGGTTTAACGAAAACAACAGCAAAAGAGTTTGCGAGCCGAAATATTAATGTGAATGCTGTTGCTCCAGGGTTTATATCAACTGATATGACTGATGAGTTAACTGATGAGACACGTGAGGCTCTGATGAAACAAATTCCTCTTGCACGACTAGGTAAGCCTGAAAATATTGCAAATGTGGTACGTTTCCTCGTCTCAGATGATAGTGAATACATGACAGGTCAAACTTTGGTTGTTGATGGTGGAATGGTGATGTAG
- a CDS encoding acyl carrier protein, with product MADVLERVTKIIVDRLGVDESEVTLEASFKDDLGADSLDVVELVMELEDEFDMEISDDDAEKISTVGNAVDYIKAQQ from the coding sequence ATGGCAGATGTTTTAGAACGCGTAACAAAAATCATCGTAGACCGTCTTGGTGTTGACGAGAGTGAAGTTACTCTTGAAGCGTCATTTAAAGATGATTTAGGCGCTGATTCCCTAGACGTTGTTGAGTTAGTAATGGAACTTGAAGATGAGTTCGATATGGAAATCTCAGATGACGATGCTGAAAAAATCAGCACTGTTGGGAATGCAGTTGACTACATAAAAGCTCAACAGTAA
- the rnc gene encoding ribonuclease III: MPKMNNRKRKNIQKKPDFQPLLKRIGVSFKDEKLLMKAFTHSSYVNEHRAKPFEDNERLEFLGDAVLELTVSKYLFEQYPKMSEGDLTKLRAAIVCEPSLVQFAEDLSFGSFILLGKGEEMTGGRTRPALLADVFEAFIGALYLDQGIETVNVILKKVVFPKISEGAFSHVMDYKSQLQEFVQRGGQQAVEYKIIEEKGPAHNREFVSKVMLADQELGIGIGKSKKEAEQKAAEEALRHLRK; this comes from the coding sequence ATGCCAAAGATGAATAATCGTAAACGAAAAAATATTCAAAAGAAACCTGATTTTCAACCTCTTTTGAAACGAATTGGAGTTTCGTTCAAAGATGAGAAGTTATTAATGAAGGCTTTTACACATTCATCTTATGTGAATGAGCATCGTGCAAAACCTTTTGAGGATAATGAACGGCTAGAGTTTTTAGGAGACGCTGTATTAGAATTAACTGTTTCGAAGTATTTATTTGAACAATATCCTAAAATGAGTGAAGGTGACTTGACGAAATTGCGAGCTGCAATCGTATGTGAACCTTCTCTTGTACAATTTGCTGAAGACCTGTCATTTGGTTCATTTATTCTTCTTGGCAAGGGAGAAGAAATGACTGGTGGCAGAACGAGGCCAGCTTTACTTGCTGATGTGTTTGAGGCATTTATTGGTGCTCTCTATCTTGATCAAGGAATTGAAACAGTGAATGTTATTCTTAAAAAAGTCGTTTTCCCAAAAATTAGCGAGGGTGCTTTTTCTCATGTGATGGATTATAAAAGTCAATTACAGGAGTTTGTTCAGCGTGGTGGACAACAGGCAGTGGAATACAAGATTATTGAAGAAAAAGGACCTGCTCATAACCGTGAATTTGTATCAAAAGTTATGCTTGCAGATCAAGAGTTAGGGATAGGTATTGGGAAATCTAAAAAAGAAGCAGAACAAAAAGCAGCAGAAGAAGCATTAAGACATTTAAGGAAGTAA